Within the Cinclus cinclus chromosome 27, bCinCin1.1, whole genome shotgun sequence genome, the region cccttcatccccttccccatccctgcagccccttccttATCCCTCCAccccttttctcctctctccattcccttctttctccctgcagccccctcctcactgccccatccctttcctctttcccttcttttcctgggAGGATGTGTTgggtctgtccctgtgtgtcctggAGGGGTTGATGTGGGACCTGGTGCTTTTCCACAcgagctgtgtccctgtgcagggggtgTCAGggaccctcccccccccccaatcctTTGGGATGAGGGGGAtctgcttctccagctctggggataagagaagggctggcaggagggtgAAGGCACCAGGGGCTTCTGCATCCTGGGAGTTTGGGAGGATGGGAATTCGGGAGAGCCTGGtccaggcagggctgaggaGGATTTTTAGGTTGGGATCCTGGGAGTCTGGATGGGGCTGGTGGCCTCAGGAGGGACCCAGTCCTGCTGtggggtgctgtgctgggttcTTGGGGTGTTTTTAGCGACTGTCTGGGCTCTGAACTGGCAAACAGGTTGGGCAGGTGAGTTGgaagtgcagagcaggagcctggagacTCGGGGGTCTCAGTGTCTGTGTGGAAAGGCGTGCTGCTGAAAAATTCATCAGCAAGGAGCAGTGGGAAGCACCAAGGGAGCGTTCAGGGAGCTCGTGGTGGTTTTTCAGTTCATTTGTTCAATTCTCACTGTAAAAACTGTCCTTGATAAGCCACAACACTTCAGGGCTGAGCCCTCCTAGATGGGGGTGGAGGGAGAGGAGTAAAGAAAGAGGGGGAACAGGCAGAATGTTTTCTCCCAGCTGTTATTCCTGAGGTGGGAGTGGGAGGACACAGCCAGAGGGAACACAGCCCCCAGTGCCCAGATCTggtggagcaggatctgtgctgaaTTACTGACCAAAGCCTGGGACGGGAGTAAATCCACAGGGAGCCTAGGAAAACAAAGAGGCTGtcaggggcaggggcagggcgTGGGGTGGCACAGCAAGGTGTGGTGGTGCTGCAGGGCGGGCAGGTGTGTGCAGGAGGGCAGCTGCCACCGGCTGTGTTTGCTCTCAGCTTGCACAGAAGGCAGTTTTCCTCTTCTGGGCGCTTGGCAAGGCTGGGGAATTCTCCAAGGGCCAAAGTGGAGGCACAGAGGTGCAGTGGGAGGTGATTTTTTGGGCTGTTTTGATGTAAAAATGGAATGGGACCCTTGGGCTGCTCAAGGGTGgctcttccccctccctccacaCTGGAAGGgggcccagggctctgccactCCACAATCCCTGCGTtagtttggaggagggggaaggtaGATTCTGGAATGGCAGAGGGAGAGGCTTTAAATGGAAAGGGGTTTCCAATGGAAAAAGGCTTTTAGTTGGAAGAGGCTCGCAAAGGAAAGAATCCCCAAAGGAAAGAATTCCCAAAGGAAAGAGGGTCCCAAAGGAAAGAATTCCCAAAGGAAAGAATCCCCAAAGGAAAGAATCCCCAAAGGAAAGAATTCCCAAAGGAAAGAGGGTCCCAAAGGAAAGAGGGTCCCAAGGGAAAGAATCCCCAAAGGAAAGAGGGTCCCAAGGGAAAGAGGGTCCCAAGGGAAAGAGGATCCCAAGGGAAAGAGGGTTCCAAAGGAAAGAATTCCCAAAGGAAAGAATTCCCAAATGAAAGAGGGTCTCAAGGGAAAGAGGGTCCCAAGGGAAGGAATTCCCAAAGGAAAGAATTCCCAAAGGAAAGAGGATCCCAATGGAAGGAGGTTCCCAATAGGAAGAGGTTTCCAATGGGAAGACATTTCCAATGGGAAGGGGGTCCCAAAGGAAAGAATTCCCAAAGGAAAGAGGATCCCAATGGAAGGAGGTTCCCAAAGGGAGGAATTCCCAAAGGACAGAGGCTCCCAAATTGCCATTTACTGCCCCGGTGCCGGGCTGGGGCTCGTGCTGGGTCAGGTGGAGACCCTGAGCTGCTCTCAGGGCACTCCTGGCACCATGCCCTGTTACCTGCCCGAGTTTCCATCAGGGGTAGCAGAATTTCACATTTCTCACTGCAGTTTAATAAAACCAGGAGTAGTTCTCACTATGAGTGCAAAACCCAGGAGTGTTTCTCACTCCTACTGTGTGCAACTCCTGCCTGTCTGATCCTTGCACTGACGGGGTCAGATTGCAGagtttttgtcttttctggGTCAGATGTCAgagtttttgtgttttctggcaatttttttttcttttttttggctACTTCTGctccaaagcagagcagctgctggttcTCTGACCCTGAAGGACCTTCCCTGCAGTGAAGGCACCTTCAcattcctcagcagcagctgcctcaccacccctggctgctcagttttattttctaaaccCCATTCCTCTGTAGGAACCCAAAGccaggaaataaaatatctcttacttctttattaaaaaaaaaaagttacttttgcTGTGTATTTTTCATTGTTGTGCAGAGTTTTCTGTATTGATATAAATGGAATTAATTAAACACAGAATTCTTTCCTGGGGGTGTCTGAAGGGAAGTTCAGTCACTCTCCCACCacttgctttttaattttctctgcttttatcATTGTTTAATTGTGTTCTCCTTGCCAGGTGGAAGATGGGAGTGTTCCCCTCATGTTTTAGGTGAAACCTGCTTGCCATGCAGTCCCGAGGGAGATAGAGGGACTGCAGTGGGAATTCCTTCTCACTCCTCCACAACAAATCCAACAACTGCCTAATGGTAAGAAACCTGTTGGTTTTAATTAGTGTTAGACTTAGAGTGCTCGTTAATTAAGGAGCAGAGCAAAGAGTTGGAGCTCCAGACCCACTGGGATGAGGGAGGGCACAGCTGGAGATGCTGGGAGAGGGTGGGAGAGCTGGACTGGGAATGTGATGGTGCCACAGTCTGTGTCCTGTCCCCAGGGATTGCCTCTCTGCCCGGCGTcatggggagctgctgcagctgtctgTGCACAGACAGCATCCCAGACAACCATCCCACCAAATTCAAGGTAAATTGTTGCCCTTCCAACCCCATCAGAGGGTCTGGGACACCTCTGACTGCACAAGGGGAGAGAAAATTTCTGCCCCTGCACATAAGCATCCCTCCAGAGGGTTTGCAAATTCATCacttctgttttgtgttttttcttttttttttttttttcttcctttccttaaGAAACTCCTGCTGCAagtgtgtttttatttgctgctaAATTGCCTCTGCTTAGGAAATTCAAGGAAATGGGGGACTGGAGAGAAAAAACCTTTTattgctcagggctgtgttccAGAGCCTGGgctcagccacagcagctgagctgccaagCTCGTGGGCCCCAGGGctgacagctcctgccagccatggatccctgctcccagctgggaaaaaggcagcaggaaaTGGAGTGGGATCCATGGAATTGCAGTGCTGGGTgggtgggctgggctgggggctgctcaGGAGTGCCTGGAGGGTCCTGGGCTCTCAAAGCAAGGgagacactgaggggctggagcgtgtccagggaggggaatggagctggagcatcaggggaagggtctggagaatcctgagggagctggggaagggtctggagaatcctgagggagctggggaagggtctggagaatcctgagggagctggggaagggtttggagaatcctgagggagctggggaagggtttggagaatcctgagggagatggggaagggtctggagaatcctgagggagatggggaagggtttggagaatcccgagggagatggggaagggtTTGAAGAATcctgagggagatggggaagggtctggagaatcctgagggagatggggaagggtctggagaatcctgagggagatggggaagggtttggagaatcctgagggagctggggaagggtttggagaatcctgagggagatggggaagggtttggagaatcctgagggagatggggaagggtctggagaatcccgagggagatggggaagggtttggagaatcccgagggagatggggaagggtttggagaatcctgagggagatggggaagggtctggagaatcctgagggagatggggaagggtttggagaatcccgagggagatggggaagggtTTGAAGAATcctgagggagatggggaagggtttggagaatcctgagggagctggggaagggtctggagaatcctgagggagctggggaagggtctggagaatcctgagggagatggggaagggtttggagaatcccgagggagatggggaagggtctggagaatcctgagggagatggggaagggtctggagaatcctgagggagatggggaagggtttggagaatcccgagggagatggggaagggtttggagaatcccgagggagctggggaagggtctggagaatcctgaggagctggggaagggctcagcctggagaaagggaTGCTCAGGGGGGACCCTGTGGCTCTGCCTGTCGGGAAGGGACAGCCAGGACGAGTCGGTCGAGGAATCAGCCTCAAGGGACAGGATGAGGAATCAtcctcaagctgcaccaggggaggtgtAGGCTGGAAATCGggaggaatttcctcatggGAAGCGTGGTCAGGCCTTGGAACTGCTCGGGGAGTTCCCCACCCCTGGCAATCGCAGCGGAAATTGGAACTCGCTGGTCCCGGAGCCCTTCTCCAGCCTCAGCCGGCCCGTGGCTCTGCCCTTCCCGCTGTCCCCTGCAGGTGACCAACGTGGACGACGAGGGGCACGAGCTGGGCTCGGGGGTGATGGAGCTGACGCAGAGGGAGCTCATCCTGCACACGCACAAGCACCACGCTGTCAGGTGGCCCTACCTGTGCCTGAGGCGCTACGGCTTCGACTCCAACCTCTTCTCCTTCGAGAGCGGCCGGCGCTGCCACACCGGGCAGGGTCAGTGCtggggacggggatggggacggggatggggacagggacagggacagggacagggatggggacggggacagggacagggatagggacagggacagggacagggacagggacagggacagggatggggacggggacagggacagggatagggacagggacagggatggggacagggacagggacagggatggggacggggacaggatcaggggacagggatagggacggggacagggatagggacaggaaCAGTGGtagggatggggacggggacagggacagggacaggagcagtggtggggatggggacagggacagggacagggatggggactgggatagggacaggggacagggtcagtgctggggacagggttagggacaggaacagtgctgggggctgggacagtgctggggacaggagcagtgCCTGGTGGCTCCTGGGGACTCCCAGGGGAAAGGGCAGTGTCAGGGATCTCCCTGGGGGGaattttgagttttgttttttttttccgtgCTCTTCCCCTAAATCGGTTGGTGCTGGTTCTACTCAGAGCTCTGATTTTGGGTCTGGAAGCACTTTgtgacaaaggaaaaggaattccACGTTTCCCTGATGTTGTGAGCATGGAGAGGGAAGTGACTCACCCAGGAGCTGATGCAAAGTCACCAGTGGCACTGGGAATAGTCTGGGAACAGAGGAATTACAGTTTTACTGTGGTGCCTCTTGGTTCTTTCACCAGTCTGTCtctgttgcttttaaaaagagctgaacatttcttctgcatcccctgggaaaaaaaaaaaaaaagaaaaaaaagaaaaaaaaaagttgtttgctCATTCTGTTAATGTGTTCGTAAACTCCAGAAGGACTCCTGTGAGTGCTCAGGGTCTGTGTGAACCCACAGTGGCATCTGCTGctctttaatatttatttcagtggggttttcCTCTCCTGTCAGGGAATTTGTCCATTGGtttctgctttgccttttgCAGGGTGAGGATCAATGGTGAAAATTTAATCCAGGGATAAAAATTCTGCCCTCTGTGTGGTTTGGTTCTGTTCAGGTCCAGGCAGAGGGGTTGAAGCAGAGCTCTCACATCCTGCAGAATTTTTATCTTTCAGCAGAAAAGAGAGGGATGATGTGTTTTGTTGAGTTTTCTCCCTTCCTTGTAGGATTTTATCCTACCTATTAATTTCACCTGGAGCCTCCTTGCTGATGCTGCTCCCCACCTGATGCAAGGCAGAtccagctggattttttttttttttttttttggccagaaCGTGGAAAACGTGGATCTTTGGGAGCAGCCCTTGTTGCCAGGCTGTTCCTGTTGCCATGGCTTTGGTGTGTGCGTGTGCCAGCCTGGGATTGGCTCCTGGGTTAGGCTGCTCCTTTGGGGAGAGATTCTTCAATCCCAGAGATTTTTAGAGACGTGACCTTGCTGTCTCTCCCTCCCGTGCATGGGGCCCAGTCCAGCTTTGAGGAGTCCCTGCCTGGATTTTCCCCTGGGAAAGGATGGGTTGGGTGCCAGTGGAGGTCGGGTAGGAGAGGTGAGCAGTTCACCTGGCCCTGCACACCTGTGTGCTGTGAGATACCACAGCACTGAGGGGGTTTAAAGCCAGCCTGGGTGGAGCTCTGGGCAACCCGGGCTTGTGGCAGGTTTGGTGTGGAACTGGgtggtctttaaggtctcttccaacccaaaccattctgcatTCCACGTTTTATGTCCTGGATAATCCACAGGGTTGTTGGTTGTTTTCCTGTGGCTTAATACAACAGCAGAAGAAATCAGAATTCATTTAGAAATGGGGAGtaacacatatttttaaagcaggatCACTTCCTTGCTGTTTTAACCCTCCACTCTGTCCCTGGCAGGGATTTTTGCCTTCAAGTGCTCCCGAGCAGAGGAGATCTTCAACCTGCTGCAGGACCTGATGCAGTGCAACAGCATCAACGTGGTGGAGGAGCCCGTGGTGATCACCAGGAACAGCCACCCCTCGGAGCAGGAGCTGGcccagagcccccagggccCCAGCAGTAAGAGCCAGGGtgtggggacaggacagggacacagggctgggggtgacatCTGCACTGCTCCCATCAAACTGCCCCCGCATCCCTCCCCTGTGTGCTCCTGTTTCAAGGTCCCCATGTGGAATTTGGTTTCTGAGGAAGCAGCGAcacaaaaacttatttttttggAAGACACTGATTTCCAGGCAGTCAGAGCTGTCAGCTCTCAGCTGGGTCTCTCCAGGCCAcctctgccaagtggcctctcCTGAGCAGCACTTGTGAGGGTCAGGTGGTTTCTGCAGGAAGCCACACCTGGAATGGCTCCATTCCTGTCTCCATGAGGAATTCCTTAGATTTGAAGGAGGGCCTGgcccttgtgtgtgtgtgctccagcactgggatgaCCCCTGGATAGACTGGATTTACCTTCCAGGATGTCCAGAAGAGCCCAGCTCACTCTGAAAGTCATTCTGTTTTGTACCAATTTAACGCTTCTCTGCCTTGGTTCTCTCACAGGTCTGGGCTACACTGGACTTCCCAATGGATTTCACAGCTTCCCTGGAGAATCCCTGTCCTACTCTGCAGCCCGGCACCCTTCAGTGAGCAGCCTGAGACATTCCTCTGTGGGGGAAGACTCTACCCACCCCCTCCTGGGGCCTGAGGAGCAGGTAAACCCACCCTAAATTCTGCTGGGTGCAATTCTGGGTTTCCCTAACCCAAAGCTCAGGGGATCCTCACACCTTGTCACTCTTTTTATTCACTTTCATTTTGCTCCTGGAGGCTCCTGCTCTTTGTTACTTCACTAGAACTGATGCTCTGTCACAAAAATCTGAGTTGTGTCCTCAACCCACTGGTGTTTGGGTGGCAGTTACCTGCCAGCTGTCACACAGCCCCTAAATTCAgaccctttttatttttgttttcgAGGTTCAGCTCTTTGCTCGCAGTTGTagaattttaagatttttcctACAAAATCCAGCTGGTCTGAGCCACCCCCTGGGAGGACTGGGCAGGTGTGAGGGTTGTGGGATCAACTGTGAGCCACTCAAGGAGACAGATGTGCATGGAACATGAACCTCAgaatcactgaggctggaaaaaattaaatccagtcTGTGCCTGatcccagagcactgagtgccacatccaggtgacacctccagggatggtgactccaaacctccctgggcagccccttccaaagTCTGAGCACCCTTTCCACGAGGAAATTCCTGCAGATCTCCATCCGTGTGGACACACAGTGTATATCTGCAGCTGGACCCTCTGTCTCTCTCACAgcccacaaaacccaaaccaacttTTACATTTTACCTCCCAAAACCTTCCCAACTTCCAgaaccccttttttttttttttttttttttttttttttctcatcgGCTACTGACGAATCCCTCTCTCCTGGTGGTTTCTCAGCTGCTTTGCTCCGGTCTTTGCTGTCTCCTCCTTTCACTGtccctctgcttctctccttgcagTCCCACACCTACGTCAACACGGCCACCGGGGAGCCGGAGCCGAGGGGCCGGCACTGTATGCACTCCTTGCCTGAAGCCCACCCTCCTTTCCCCCCTAGGaaccacagctgctccctggaagACCGAAACCCCCAGGTcttcctgcagccaggggaggTGAAATTCGTgctggctcccagctctggctaCCGCCGGCTATGCCGGCACCCCCGGGAATGCCGGGCGCGTCTCTGCCctcccaacaacaacaacaacgagTGTCGGGAGGGGTGTCCGTCCCCACAGTGCGTCTATGAGAACCTCAACGGGCTGGTGGCCCCCGGCAGCTCGTCCCTGCGCCGGGCTGGCCGCTCCAAGGTGTGCCAGGAGGACGGGAGCTGCTCCCGTCGGCGCTCGGCGCTGCTGCACTACGAGAACCTGCCGGCGCTGCCGCCggtgtgggagctgcagccagcccgGCACGGGGACGAGGACGCTGGCACGGCACCCACGCCGTCGCCAAGTGGCTTCTCCGAGGCTGGAGAGGAGGAACCCCTGCAGAATTCCACGGGCTCGGAGAGCTCGGCCCCGCGGCCGCGCCGTGCCTTCCTCCCCAGAGCCCGGCGCGGCCGCCTGCCCGACGTCTTCAGCTTCGACTtcccccggccctgcccggaGCCTCCACGGCAGCTCAACTACATCCAGGTGGAGCTGGAGCCCGAACCCCGCGAGGGACGCGAGGAGCCGCGGGCGGTGGCGGCCCCTGGCAGCCCCGGTGCCCGCCGCACCGACTCGTACGCCGTGATTGACCTCAAGAAGACGGCGGCCATGTCCAGCCTGCAGCGGGCCCTGCCCAGGGACGATGGCACCTCGAGGAAAACGCGGCACAACAGCACTGACCTGCCCCTGTGAGGGCCCCAAGTGCCAGCCCCGTGTCGTGGctttgtccctgtccctcccgtGCCGTGTCCCTCCCCGTGTGGCTCCCACTCGCCGTTCCCTGGGAGCCCGGCgtggctcctgcagctgctgctgttgaggctcgtccgtccgtccgtccgtccgtccgtcctcCCCTCTCTGTGTTgctcgttttttttttttttttccaagccttGTGGGATGTTTGGTGACTCTGAGGGTTGAATTCTGGTCGGGAGGTGCCAGCGGTGGTGTGGGCACTCCCAAAAGTGAGCTGCTTTAGGAGCTCCGTGCTGATGGAGCCCGTTCCCCGTGGATTTCacatctccaggagagctctgcagtgaGGCCACTCCAGAGCTGGGGTTTGCCTTGTGGTTCCAGATGTGCCTGCAGATGAGGGAGCTCACGCCATGGCCTTCCCCCCCTCAGCTCACTGCTTGTTCCTGAAGCTTTTTATCCTTCTGTCCCTGTCTCAGATTCAATTTCAATTGGGCAGCTGCAGTTAAACGAGGAGGACGCAGAGCCATGGGCACACACTGTGATCACAGAAACCTGATTGCCTAAATCCTTAAAATTCCTTTCCCTGCTTtagaagagaagggaaaggccACAGCCATGAGGGAGATTGGAAGTTTGGTCTAGAGAACTTGTGCCATACCCTGCTttagtttttttgggtttttttttttttacgagGGTTcttttttggcagctgctgggaagtgctgtgggtttatttatttgtttacttaTTTATTCATGAACTGCTCCTTTGCATCCCAGTTCATTGCCAAACTGGTGCCAGTCTGCTCTCTCCTACTTTGGGACGGGGCGGTGGGGGGTGCAGGTCCCAAAAGAACTCGGTGGCTTTGCTGAGCCACCAAGTGGGGGAAAATCACTGTGGAGAAGAGCAGCTGGGAATGAAGAGTTTCTGTACTCGGGGCTGACTGTCACGGGGTGGGTGGGAACTGGGAGACGTGGGAGTGGGAGAGGAGCCACCGGGCAGCCGAGCTTGGAGTGGCATCAAAGTCACTGCCCAAACCCACGTGCCtgactggggctgggagcagcctctgTTCAGTGTCAGGAGTCAATGTGCAGTTTGTTCCCTCAACTACACACCTGGAAGGGCTAAAATTCCAGGTAAATTTGTGGCCTTttgctgtggattttttttgtctcgATGCCGGGGTTGtgctgagctgccctgggatGTCCCTTTGCCCTTCCCCGTGGCCTTTCCTTGGatttctctgtgcctgttcCGATGGAGAGCCATGCTCTGGGATGCTATGGAGTGCCCTGGGGTGCCCTGGGATGCCCTGGGGTGCCCTGGGATGTCCTGGGGTGCTCTGGggtgctctgggatgctctggggtgCTCTGGGGTGCTCTGGGGTGCTCTGGGGTGCTCTGGGATGTTCTGGGGTGCTCTGGAGTGCCCTGGGATGCCCTGGGATGTCCTGGGATGCCCT harbors:
- the FRS3 gene encoding fibroblast growth factor receptor substrate 3 → MGSCCSCLCTDSIPDNHPTKFKVTNVDDEGHELGSGVMELTQRELILHTHKHHAVRWPYLCLRRYGFDSNLFSFESGRRCHTGQGIFAFKCSRAEEIFNLLQDLMQCNSINVVEEPVVITRNSHPSEQELAQSPQGPSSLGYTGLPNGFHSFPGESLSYSAARHPSVSSLRHSSVGEDSTHPLLGPEEQSHTYVNTATGEPEPRGRHCMHSLPEAHPPFPPRNHSCSLEDRNPQVFLQPGEVKFVLAPSSGYRRLCRHPRECRARLCPPNNNNNECREGCPSPQCVYENLNGLVAPGSSSLRRAGRSKVCQEDGSCSRRRSALLHYENLPALPPVWELQPARHGDEDAGTAPTPSPSGFSEAGEEEPLQNSTGSESSAPRPRRAFLPRARRGRLPDVFSFDFPRPCPEPPRQLNYIQVELEPEPREGREEPRAVAAPGSPGARRTDSYAVIDLKKTAAMSSLQRALPRDDGTSRKTRHNSTDLPL